One region of Pogona vitticeps strain Pit_001003342236 chromosome 1, PviZW2.1, whole genome shotgun sequence genomic DNA includes:
- the LOC110085134 gene encoding C-X-C chemokine receptor type 2, whose amino-acid sequence MGVLSGDDLADLFNYSNYMYDSTPVDFSIDVEPCRPESASPVVRYIVAFIYCLVCLMSLVGNSLVVLVVSYNKRNRSVTDVYLLNLAIADLLFALALPIWAIYRAHEWIFGLVMCKLTSVLKEVNFYSGILLLAFISIDRYLAIVYATRAATEKRRWVKFACIGIWLFSFLFSLPVIAFRDVFQPPNSSQRVCYENIGWNKTDKWRVVLRILPQTFGFIVPLFIMLFCYGVTVHRLFQTKNSQKKKAMKVILAVVLVFLFCWLPYNISLLVDTLLRTHVIVETCSRRNAIDAALSSTEILGFSHSCMNPIIYAFIGQKFRNNFLKILSTHGIISKEILIRYRKGSSFSSSTGNTSTTL is encoded by the coding sequence ATGGGAGTTCTGTCAGGAGATGACTTAGCTGATCTCTTTAATTACTCTAATTACATGTATGACTCTACTCCCGTAGACTTCAGCATTGACGTAGAACCCTGCAGACCTGAGAGTGCATCACCTGTGGTCAGATACATTGTCGCCTTCATCTATTGCCTGGTGTGCTTAATGAGTTTGGTGGGAAACTCGTTAGTAGTTCTGGTTGTCTCTTACAACAAACGTAACCGTTCGGTCACTGACGTATACCTTCTGAACCTGGCCATTGCTGATCTTCTCTTTGCCCTCGCCTTGCCAATCTGGGCCATTTACCGAGCCCATGAATGGATTTTTGGCTTGGTCATGTGTAAACTCACCTCAGTCCTGAAGGAAGTCAACTTTTACAGCGGCATCCTCCTCTTGGCCTTCATCAGCATTGACCGCTACCTGGCAATAGTTTACGCTACtcgagcagccactgagaagaggCGCTGGGTCAAATTTGCCTGCATTGGCATCTGGttgttctccttccttttctctcttccagtgATCGCCTTCCGTGATGTTTTCCAGCCACCCAATTCCTCCCAAAGGGTTTGTTATGAAAATATTGGGTGGAATAAAACAGATAAATGGCGGGTGGTGTTGAGAATCCTACCACAAACGTTTGGCTTCATTGTTCCCTTGTTCATCATGCTCTTCTGCTATGGTGTGACAGTGCACAGGCTCTTCCAAACCAAGAACAGTCAAaagaagaaagccatgaaagtcatccTAGCTGTTGTGCTGGTCTTCTTGTTCTGCTGGCTGCCCTACAACATCTCCCTCCTGGTTGATACCTTGCTGAGGACTCATGTTATTGTTGAGACCTGTAGCCGCCGTAATGCCATCGATGCAGCTCTTTCAAGCACTGAGATCCTCGGATTTTCTCACAGTTGCATGAACCCCATCATATACGCCTTTATAGGGCAAAAGTTCCGGAACAACTTCCTCAAGATCTTGTCCACGCatggcatcatcagcaaagaAATCCTGATTCGGTATCGGAAGGGGTCCTCTTTCTCATCTTCTACCGGCAATACTTCAACTACTCTGTAA